A genomic region of Dunckerocampus dactyliophorus isolate RoL2022-P2 chromosome 10, RoL_Ddac_1.1, whole genome shotgun sequence contains the following coding sequences:
- the plaat1 gene encoding phospholipase A and acyltransferase 1 isoform X1, giving the protein MPHTCAVLACGNRSNRNYGKSYYRVPKIIYHKGKKVEETTQKRRDRWLLNLSLSSSGAESVHARVCSDHFVKGKPSALYDVENEDWAPTQNLGRKKVKEKATPPKPRSKRTELREEKRRRTEGAEALLVLRNQSEPEAADVVESILDQDEDPEESRGADNASRGCQTHLTMAEIERMEDGLKDMAIQLIALRKNTLDAHFTQEAFEENADKTKSDAGFPNFFDLMQMFEEKLL; this is encoded by the exons ATGCCACATACATGCGCTGTTCTCGCATGTGGGAATCGTTCGAATAGGAACTACGGGAAAAGTTACTACAGGGTTCCTAAAATAATCTATcacaaagggaaaaaagttgaagAAACAACCCAAAAACGCAGAGATAGGTGGCTACTGAACCTGTCGCTCTCGTCGAGCGGAGCCGAGTCTGTACACGCTCGAGTTTGCAGTGACCACTTTGTGAAAG GGAAACCCAGTGCGTTATATGACGTGGAAAATGAAGACTGGGCTCCGACGCAAAACCTCGGACGCAagaaagtgaaagaaaaggCAACGCCACCCAAGCCGAGGAGTAAGCGCACTGAGCTCCGTGAGGAGAAACGCAGGCGCACTGAAGGCGCGGAGGCTCTGCTCGTGCTGCGCAATCAGTCCGAACCGGAAGCTGCAGACGTGGTGGAGAGCATCCTAGATCAAGATGAAGATCCAGAAGAAAGCCGAG GTGCGGACAATGCGAGCAGGGGTTGCCAGACGCATCTGACCATGGCTGAAATCGAAAGGATGGAAGACGGACTGAAGGACATGGCCATCCAGTTGATAGCGCTCAGAAAGAACACCTTAGATGCACACTTCACGCAAGAGGCCTTTGAGGAAAATGCAGACAAAACCAAGAGCGACGCGGGGTTTCCGAATTTTTTCGACTTAATGCAAATGTTTGAGGAAAAattattgtag